A genomic segment from Alkalilimnicola ehrlichii MLHE-1 encodes:
- a CDS encoding CDP-6-deoxy-delta-3,4-glucoseen reductase — MSYKVLIEPTGHEFTVEPGEAVLTAALRHGLILPYSCRSGTCGACMGKVVSGEVTYPEGRPEALSDTEEAVGQALFCQAQPNTDLSIEVRELREAGELTPRTMPTRVVRIEDLAHDVRRLWLKLPQNERLQYLAGQYIDVLLRDGRRRGFSLANPPHDDELLEVHVRHVPGGEFTGYVFNELKEKALLRIEGPLGTFSLDEESDRPIIMLAGGTGFAPIKAMVEHAIYVGIQRPIHIYWGVRARRDLYLDGLPRRWASEHDHIHYVPVLSEPRPDDRWEGRVGLVHNVLLQDIPVLSRYEVYAAGPPAMIAAARRDLVAHGLPEDRFFYDAFEYSRDRPGAE; from the coding sequence CCGTCGAGCCGGGTGAGGCCGTCCTCACGGCGGCCCTGCGCCACGGCTTGATCCTGCCCTACAGCTGTCGCAGCGGGACCTGCGGCGCCTGTATGGGCAAGGTGGTCTCCGGCGAGGTGACCTACCCGGAGGGGCGGCCCGAGGCCCTCAGCGATACCGAGGAGGCGGTGGGCCAGGCCCTGTTCTGTCAGGCGCAGCCGAATACCGACCTCAGTATCGAGGTGCGCGAACTGCGCGAGGCCGGCGAGCTGACCCCGCGCACGATGCCGACCCGGGTGGTGCGGATCGAGGACCTGGCCCACGACGTGCGCCGGCTCTGGCTCAAACTGCCCCAGAATGAGCGCCTGCAGTACCTGGCCGGGCAGTATATCGACGTGCTGCTGCGCGACGGCCGCCGGCGCGGCTTCTCCCTGGCCAACCCGCCCCACGACGACGAGTTGCTGGAGGTACACGTGCGCCATGTGCCGGGGGGCGAGTTCACCGGCTATGTCTTCAATGAGCTCAAGGAAAAGGCCCTCCTGCGCATCGAGGGGCCGCTGGGGACCTTCAGCCTGGACGAGGAATCCGACCGGCCCATCATCATGCTGGCGGGGGGGACCGGCTTTGCCCCGATCAAGGCAATGGTGGAGCACGCCATCTATGTGGGGATCCAGCGCCCCATCCACATCTACTGGGGGGTGCGCGCCCGCCGCGACCTCTACCTGGACGGCCTGCCGCGCCGCTGGGCCAGCGAGCACGACCACATCCATTATGTCCCGGTGCTCTCGGAGCCCCGGCCCGACGACCGTTGGGAGGGGCGCGTCGGCCTGGTCCACAACGTGCTGCTGCAGGATATTCCCGTCCTCTCCCGTTACGAGGTCTACGCCGCGGGGCCACCGGCCATGATCGCCGCCGCCCGGCGGGACCTGGTGGCCCACGGCCTGCCGGAGGACCGGTTTTTCTACGACGCCTTCGAGTACAGTAGGGACCGCCCGGGCGCAGAATGA
- a CDS encoding OmpA family protein yields MMMQNNNEGYRRTGLGAMCSGLVMAGMLAVSGAAFAGGHDSGQGFLTDTRGNEVRSGFGLCWGVTWETATQPPACLDEPEPEPAPEPEPEPELERISVDSEALFGFDSDELTPGGRANLRNVIERINAMERVDSIRVNGHTDHIGSAAYNQELSERRAAAVRTFMVQQGVDDNLITSRGYGEDRPVKECPDNLSGSALIECLAPNRRVEIHVEGVR; encoded by the coding sequence ATGATGATGCAGAACAACAACGAAGGATATCGACGCACCGGCCTGGGTGCGATGTGCTCCGGCCTGGTGATGGCCGGTATGCTGGCGGTATCCGGCGCGGCGTTTGCCGGCGGGCACGACAGTGGCCAAGGGTTTCTGACCGACACCCGGGGCAATGAAGTGCGCAGCGGCTTCGGGCTCTGCTGGGGGGTGACCTGGGAGACGGCCACTCAGCCGCCCGCATGCCTGGATGAGCCCGAGCCCGAGCCGGCGCCCGAGCCGGAGCCGGAGCCCGAACTGGAGCGGATCAGCGTCGACAGCGAGGCGCTGTTCGGCTTCGACAGCGACGAGCTCACCCCCGGTGGCCGCGCCAACCTGCGCAATGTCATCGAGCGCATCAACGCCATGGAGCGGGTCGACAGTATCCGGGTGAATGGCCACACCGACCATATCGGCAGCGCCGCTTATAACCAGGAACTGTCCGAGCGCCGTGCCGCCGCCGTGCGGACCTTCATGGTCCAGCAGGGGGTGGACGACAACCTGATCACCTCCCGTGGTTACGGTGAGGACCGGCCGGTCAAGGAGTGTCCTGACAACCTGTCCGGGTCCGCGTTGATCGAGTGCCTGGCACCCAACCGCCGGGTGGAGATCCACGTGGAGGGCGTGCGCTGA